A stretch of DNA from Microlunatus capsulatus:
TTCTCGAAGGTGTAGGCGGTCTCGAGGTAGCTGGCCTTCGACTTGAACGCCGAGCCGAAGTCGACCTCCGGAGCGGCGACCGCGGTCGCGCCGAGGCTGGCGATGGTGTCCTTCAGCGCGACGACGTGCGCCTCCTCGTCGGCCTGGATGTCCTCCAGGTACGACTTCGCCTTGCCGGTGAGGAGGTCGGCCTGGTTGCCCTGGCGGTAGAACTCGGCCTCC
This window harbors:
- a CDS encoding ferritin-like domain-containing protein, whose amino-acid sequence is MINRRDLIKGTAAVIPAAVGLQMLGTKWAFAADDFSGPVDVLNYALTLEYLEAEFYRQGNQADLLTGKAKSYLEDIQADEEAHVVALKDTIASLGATAVAAPEVDFGSAFKSKASYLETAYTFE